From a region of the Agromyces ramosus genome:
- a CDS encoding amidohydrolase family protein: MTGLHVPLRMIDTHQHLWMLSERRYDWIQPEHGVLHADFGPGAVAADIVAAGITGTLLVQAADTYEDTFYMLSIASCVPGIDGVVGWVPLDRPDEARAALELYSTTPIIRGVRALTHTYDDPEWILRADVTTSLDLVSAHGYTLDYVSVLPEHLELLPELAARHPSLTIVIDHLAGPDIANGGWEPWASLIAGCAVRPNLFVKLSGLSTAPACGAHSARSPRTSHRSSRTTSSSRPRFAPMRFVTSTQDHLNSERRPPWIRHRR; this comes from the coding sequence ATGACCGGGCTGCACGTCCCCCTGCGGATGATCGACACCCACCAGCACCTTTGGATGCTGTCGGAGCGACGCTACGACTGGATCCAGCCTGAGCACGGCGTGCTCCACGCCGATTTCGGGCCCGGCGCCGTGGCCGCCGACATCGTGGCGGCCGGAATCACCGGGACCCTACTCGTACAGGCCGCCGACACCTACGAGGACACGTTCTACATGCTGAGCATCGCGTCGTGCGTGCCCGGCATCGACGGAGTGGTCGGCTGGGTCCCGCTCGATCGACCGGATGAGGCTCGGGCGGCGCTCGAACTGTATTCGACGACCCCGATCATCCGCGGTGTCCGCGCGCTCACCCATACGTATGACGACCCCGAGTGGATCCTGCGCGCCGACGTCACCACCTCGCTCGACCTCGTCAGCGCGCACGGGTACACACTCGACTACGTGAGCGTGCTGCCCGAGCACCTCGAGCTCCTGCCGGAGCTCGCGGCGAGGCATCCGTCGCTCACGATCGTCATCGACCACCTGGCGGGGCCCGACATCGCGAATGGCGGCTGGGAACCGTGGGCGAGCCTGATCGCGGGCTGCGCCGTGCGACCGAACCTCTTCGTGAAACTCTCGGGCCTCAGCACGGCGCCGGCGTGTGGAGCGCACAGCGCGAGGTCACCTCGCACCTCGCACCGGAGCAGCAGGACGACATCCTCTTCGCGACCGCGGTTCGCACCTATGCGCTTCGTCACTAGCACGCAAGACCACCTCAATTCCGAAAGGCGCCCGCCATGGATTCGACACCGTCGTTGA
- a CDS encoding L-rhamnose mutarotase, with product MKRIASVIGLPADNAAEYLRLHAEVWPGVLARLTASNITNYSIFRHGELLFAYMEYVGDDFEADMAAMAADPTTREWWALCEPLQRPLEDRRDGEWWKELPEVFHLD from the coding sequence ATGAAACGCATCGCCTCGGTGATCGGTCTCCCGGCCGACAACGCAGCCGAGTACCTGCGGCTGCACGCGGAGGTCTGGCCGGGCGTGCTCGCACGGCTGACGGCGTCGAACATCACGAACTACTCGATCTTCCGGCATGGAGAGCTGCTCTTCGCGTACATGGAGTACGTCGGAGACGACTTCGAAGCCGACATGGCCGCGATGGCGGCGGACCCGACCACCCGTGAATGGTGGGCGCTCTGCGAACCGCTCCAGCGCCCGTTGGAAGATCGTCGTGACGGCGAGTGGTGGAAAGAGTTGCCCGAAGTCTTCCACCTCGACTAG
- a CDS encoding GH36 C-terminal domain-containing protein: protein MYRHSTPSLHGYALEYAAGAELDGRIVILAYDSSRERTGPDAISEQSIPPVTRIRLASADPARHYRLRSDGSLHSGAALRSAGVIVPWAVAADADVLVFDRVE from the coding sequence GTGTACCGGCACTCCACGCCGTCGCTCCATGGCTACGCGCTCGAGTACGCCGCCGGTGCGGAACTCGACGGCCGGATCGTGATCTTGGCCTACGACAGCAGCCGCGAGCGCACCGGCCCCGACGCGATCTCCGAACAGAGCATCCCGCCGGTGACGCGTATCCGGCTCGCATCCGCCGACCCGGCGCGGCACTACCGCCTTCGGAGCGACGGTTCACTCCACAGTGGCGCAGCGCTCCGAAGCGCAGGGGTCATCGTGCCCTGGGCCGTTGCCGCAGACGCCGACGTCCTCGTGTTCGACCGGGTCGAGTGA
- a CDS encoding enolase C-terminal domain-like protein: protein MKIVAVEVRLVEQPAVAPSFRWRAGLPGSDGPHTGAWLVLKTDEGFVGYAYVRRGEILRDLVDRRIRDELVGADPLRREWLWHRMWELDRIEEFPVYVQGAVDDALWDIAGKIAGLPVHELIGTYRTEIPAYASTVTFGSIEEYLDVADQCLELGYPAIKLHAWGDVRRDAELCAALRSHVGDDVPLMYDGSAAFDLSDAVYLGRVLSEANFGWYEEPMREFSVNAYQRLSERVDVPLLVAETSDGAHMNTADFIASGCASSVRTSSTFKGGVTGALRVAHLADSFLLRAEVHGGGLVSTHLCMSIPNTTYYESLVDSNPVRPAPEVDASGLVHAPTTPGMGYEQEWGADAPPISDDARVVVA, encoded by the coding sequence ATGAAGATCGTCGCTGTCGAGGTGCGCCTCGTCGAGCAGCCGGCCGTGGCGCCGAGTTTCCGCTGGCGCGCCGGCCTTCCCGGGTCGGACGGGCCGCACACGGGCGCTTGGCTGGTTCTGAAGACCGACGAGGGCTTCGTGGGCTACGCGTACGTTCGCCGGGGCGAGATCCTCCGAGACCTCGTCGACCGCAGGATCCGCGACGAGCTCGTCGGCGCCGACCCCCTCCGCCGGGAGTGGCTGTGGCACCGGATGTGGGAGCTCGACCGCATCGAGGAGTTCCCGGTGTACGTCCAGGGCGCCGTCGACGACGCGCTGTGGGACATCGCAGGAAAGATCGCCGGGCTTCCCGTCCACGAGCTCATCGGCACGTATCGCACCGAGATCCCGGCCTACGCGTCGACCGTGACCTTCGGCAGCATCGAAGAGTACCTCGACGTCGCCGACCAATGTCTCGAGCTCGGCTATCCCGCCATCAAGTTGCATGCATGGGGTGACGTGCGACGCGACGCCGAACTGTGTGCCGCACTGCGGAGCCACGTCGGCGATGACGTGCCGCTCATGTACGACGGCTCCGCCGCGTTCGACCTGAGCGACGCCGTGTATCTCGGGCGGGTGCTCAGCGAGGCGAACTTCGGCTGGTACGAAGAGCCCATGCGCGAGTTCAGCGTCAATGCGTACCAGCGTCTGAGTGAGCGGGTGGATGTCCCGTTGCTGGTCGCCGAGACCAGTGACGGCGCGCACATGAACACCGCGGACTTCATCGCCTCGGGCTGCGCCTCGTCGGTGCGCACGAGCAGCACCTTCAAGGGCGGCGTGACCGGAGCCCTCCGCGTCGCCCACCTCGCCGACTCCTTCCTCCTGCGGGCCGAGGTGCACGGCGGGGGACTCGTGAGCACGCACCTGTGCATGTCGATCCCCAACACGACGTACTACGAGAGCCTCGTCGATTCGAATCCCGTTCGTCCGGCGCCCGAGGTCGATGCATCCGGGCTCGTCCACGCTCCCACGACGCCCGGCATGGGCTACGAGCAGGAGTGGGGTGCGGATGCTCCGCCGATCAGCGATGACGCGCGGGTGGTCGTGGCCTGA
- a CDS encoding carbohydrate ABC transporter permease — translation MVVQIEPVVVVGDPQETVRATERPRRRRRLRFGPGSALRLITMYGFAVFCLVPLLWLVLAPSKDNAEMLSTPLSWGSFERYALSWQHLAEYSDGVIFRWMANSVLYSIVPLVITVVISLLAAYALATMRFAGRKVILLTTLLAIVLPATAMVLPLFLELNAVGLINTAASVILPAAFFPFGVYLAFVFFATSMPKELLEAARIDGCSELGVFLRVVLPLSKPVIGLLVFFSFVANWNNYFLPYVMLTDSSMFNLPVGLGTLIASTPALNPSAGGSILPITYPEAAMAGLIVVVPVAILFLFFQRFLVRGILAGSTKG, via the coding sequence ATGGTCGTTCAGATCGAGCCCGTCGTCGTGGTCGGCGACCCGCAGGAAACCGTTCGCGCAACCGAACGCCCGCGTCGTCGCCGCCGCCTCAGGTTCGGGCCCGGGTCGGCGCTCCGGCTCATCACCATGTACGGGTTCGCCGTCTTCTGCCTCGTTCCGCTCCTCTGGCTCGTGTTGGCGCCGTCGAAGGACAACGCCGAGATGCTGTCGACCCCACTTTCGTGGGGGTCCTTCGAACGCTATGCGCTCTCATGGCAGCACCTCGCCGAGTACTCCGACGGGGTGATCTTCCGCTGGATGGCGAACTCGGTGCTCTACTCGATCGTGCCGCTCGTCATCACGGTCGTCATCTCGCTCCTCGCCGCGTATGCCCTCGCGACGATGCGATTCGCGGGTCGCAAGGTCATCCTCCTCACGACGCTGCTCGCGATCGTGCTCCCCGCCACCGCGATGGTGCTGCCGCTGTTCCTCGAGCTGAACGCCGTCGGCCTGATCAACACCGCCGCGTCGGTCATCCTGCCCGCCGCCTTCTTCCCCTTCGGGGTGTATCTCGCCTTCGTGTTCTTCGCGACGTCGATGCCCAAGGAACTCCTCGAAGCGGCCCGGATCGACGGATGCAGCGAGCTCGGCGTCTTCCTCAGGGTGGTGCTCCCGCTCTCGAAGCCGGTCATCGGGCTGCTCGTCTTCTTCAGCTTCGTGGCGAACTGGAACAACTACTTCCTTCCCTACGTGATGCTGACCGACAGCAGCATGTTCAACCTCCCGGTCGGGCTCGGCACGCTCATCGCCAGCACCCCGGCCCTGAACCCCTCAGCCGGCGGTTCGATCCTCCCGATCACCTACCCCGAGGCGGCGATGGCCGGCCTCATCGTGGTGGTGCCCGTCGCGATCCTCTTCCTGTTCTTCCAGCGCTTCCTCGTCCGCGGCATCCTCGCGGGCTCGACGAAGGGCTGA
- a CDS encoding carbohydrate ABC transporter permease, with amino-acid sequence MQSQRAALRRNVTGWSFSALYVAFLLVFGLIPVIYAIYESLHLALAPGQWSFNNYVTVFTDFRFLPAVVNVLTFMVIWIPVMVFGTLLLALLLHERASRATGALRLVYFLPGAVTGSAAVMLWYFMLSPELSPFAPALEAFGWETNNDMFSESNLPWIFALVAFITGVGQWILIMFGSLQSIPTEVLEAARIDGAGPIRTALSVKLPLVGKYVAYMVILSFAGALQIFVEPSLFYSITKAGSSWWSLNQLGYSFAFAQGDFGMSATVSVVLLVISILAAMILVFRTNFFQTEVDD; translated from the coding sequence ATGCAGAGCCAACGAGCCGCACTCCGTCGAAACGTCACCGGGTGGTCGTTCTCCGCGCTGTACGTCGCGTTCCTCCTGGTCTTCGGCCTCATCCCGGTCATCTACGCCATCTACGAATCCCTCCACCTGGCGCTCGCTCCAGGGCAGTGGAGCTTCAACAACTACGTGACGGTGTTCACCGACTTCCGCTTCCTTCCGGCGGTCGTCAACGTCCTGACCTTCATGGTCATCTGGATCCCGGTCATGGTGTTCGGCACCCTCCTGCTGGCCCTGCTGCTCCACGAGCGGGCAAGCCGGGCGACGGGCGCATTGCGCCTCGTCTACTTCCTCCCCGGCGCAGTCACCGGCTCAGCCGCGGTCATGCTGTGGTACTTCATGCTCAGTCCCGAGCTCAGCCCGTTCGCCCCAGCGCTCGAGGCGTTCGGCTGGGAGACGAACAACGACATGTTCTCCGAGAGCAACCTCCCGTGGATCTTCGCCCTGGTCGCCTTCATCACGGGCGTCGGACAGTGGATCCTGATCATGTTCGGCTCACTGCAGTCGATCCCGACCGAGGTGCTCGAGGCCGCCCGCATCGACGGTGCCGGTCCGATCCGCACGGCGCTCTCCGTGAAGCTGCCGCTGGTGGGCAAGTACGTGGCCTACATGGTGATCCTCTCGTTCGCGGGGGCGCTCCAGATCTTCGTGGAACCGTCACTCTTCTACTCGATCACCAAGGCGGGATCCAGCTGGTGGTCGCTGAACCAGCTCGGCTACAGCTTCGCGTTCGCGCAGGGCGACTTCGGGATGTCGGCGACGGTCTCCGTCGTGCTCCTCGTCATCTCGATCCTCGCGGCCATGATCCTCGTGTTCCGCACGAACTTCTTCCAGACGGAGGTGGACGACTGA
- a CDS encoding ABC transporter substrate-binding protein, whose protein sequence is MNSQPKSTWARRAGVPAVLAVAAIALAGCTASPSASTEQDPDAQIVVWGDATRKPAFEAFKKANPDVDLKFETIDPATYLSKIQLANKVGKGWPDLIFDPSPNDIAALQSPLFDYALELDDLVDADVQKDFATENSLCTIDGHLYCLQNDLAQDVLWYNKPLLEEFGYELPTTWEEYTELGEKLAVEHPGYVIGAAGEATLYYEYLWASGCPIQDVQSSTEVVINTADEKCTRVATMLDGLIANGSVSALSQFDPKFNELAAAGNLLMLPGPSWYGEYIFKPETGYKFPAGALAAGAMPSWPGEETNWSGARGGGIYVVSAHSKNIEGAVAAAVFAATDPGYQETAPTYPAYKPAAELWLEKVSTDPFYAEDPSAVLIDAADKINPAASATRYPVEGSINATVVAAVKAGQTIESALEALQTQLAGLAASSGYSVSDK, encoded by the coding sequence ATGAATTCGCAACCCAAGTCCACGTGGGCGCGGCGGGCCGGCGTGCCCGCCGTCCTCGCCGTCGCAGCGATTGCGCTCGCCGGATGCACGGCGAGCCCGAGTGCAAGCACCGAACAGGATCCCGACGCGCAGATCGTCGTCTGGGGCGACGCGACCCGCAAGCCCGCGTTCGAGGCCTTCAAGAAGGCGAACCCCGACGTGGATCTCAAGTTCGAGACGATCGACCCGGCCACCTACCTCAGCAAGATCCAGCTCGCCAACAAGGTCGGCAAGGGTTGGCCCGACCTGATCTTCGACCCGAGCCCGAACGACATCGCCGCACTCCAGAGCCCGCTGTTCGACTACGCACTCGAACTCGACGACCTCGTCGACGCCGACGTGCAGAAGGACTTCGCCACCGAGAACTCGTTGTGCACGATCGACGGCCACCTCTACTGCCTGCAGAATGACCTCGCGCAGGATGTGCTCTGGTACAACAAGCCGCTGCTCGAGGAGTTCGGCTACGAGCTGCCCACGACGTGGGAGGAGTACACCGAACTCGGCGAGAAGCTCGCCGTCGAGCACCCGGGGTACGTCATCGGCGCGGCCGGAGAGGCCACGCTCTACTACGAATACCTCTGGGCGAGCGGATGCCCGATTCAAGATGTGCAGAGCAGCACCGAAGTGGTGATCAACACTGCCGATGAGAAGTGCACCCGCGTCGCCACCATGCTCGATGGGCTGATCGCGAACGGCTCGGTCTCAGCCTTGAGCCAGTTCGACCCCAAGTTCAACGAGCTCGCGGCCGCCGGAAACCTCCTCATGCTCCCCGGCCCGTCGTGGTACGGCGAGTACATCTTCAAGCCCGAGACCGGCTACAAGTTCCCCGCCGGCGCCCTCGCTGCGGGTGCCATGCCGAGCTGGCCCGGCGAGGAGACGAACTGGTCGGGTGCTCGCGGAGGCGGCATCTACGTCGTGTCCGCCCACTCGAAGAACATCGAGGGCGCTGTCGCCGCCGCCGTGTTCGCCGCGACCGACCCGGGTTACCAGGAAACCGCGCCGACCTACCCGGCGTACAAGCCCGCCGCCGAGCTGTGGCTCGAGAAGGTCTCGACCGATCCGTTCTACGCCGAGGACCCGTCCGCGGTCCTGATCGACGCTGCCGACAAGATCAACCCCGCCGCCTCGGCGACGCGATACCCGGTCGAAGGGTCGATCAACGCCACCGTGGTCGCGGCCGTCAAGGCCGGCCAGACGATCGAGTCGGCGCTGGAGGCACTGCAGACCCAGCTCGCCGGGCTCGCCGCGAGCTCGGGCTACAGCGTGTCCGACAAGTAG
- a CDS encoding GntR family transcriptional regulator: MTTTTDTGSSSEEGRGQLRVPARNILADDVYGILRDSLVSGRTAPGSRLNLDHLARELHVSNTPVRQALARLEAEGLVTKEPYRGFTASRLLDSQTIAELYEYRLILEPATAARAAGNAAVAGVTELAELCDTDVVDRLLADGAITELGQRDIDFHCGIARLAGNSVVLENLTLTLTRMRLYTTYDRHGSGEQAWHEHRLIAEALRAGDPHAAAAAMRDHLRGAYDRMRTSA, from the coding sequence ATGACGACGACAACGGACACGGGGTCGAGCTCGGAGGAAGGCCGCGGACAGCTGCGAGTGCCTGCCCGGAACATCCTCGCCGACGACGTGTACGGAATCCTGAGAGACAGCTTGGTGTCCGGTCGCACTGCACCCGGCTCGCGACTGAATCTCGACCATCTGGCTCGTGAATTGCACGTCTCGAACACTCCCGTCCGGCAAGCACTCGCACGTCTCGAGGCCGAGGGGCTGGTGACGAAGGAGCCGTACCGAGGGTTCACTGCCTCACGGCTGCTCGATTCACAGACGATCGCGGAACTCTACGAGTACCGCCTCATCCTCGAGCCGGCGACCGCCGCCCGTGCCGCCGGGAACGCGGCCGTCGCCGGAGTGACCGAGCTCGCGGAGCTCTGCGACACCGACGTGGTCGATCGCCTGCTCGCCGACGGCGCCATCACCGAGCTCGGGCAGCGCGACATCGACTTCCATTGCGGCATCGCCCGTCTGGCCGGCAACAGCGTGGTGCTCGAGAATCTCACCCTCACACTCACCCGCATGCGGCTCTACACGACCTATGACCGGCACGGCTCGGGCGAGCAGGCCTGGCACGAGCATCGCCTGATCGCCGAGGCGTTGCGCGCTGGTGATCCGCATGCGGCGGCCGCGGCGATGCGCGACCACCTCCGAGGCGCCTACGACCGCATGCGCACGAGTGCGTAG
- a CDS encoding dihydrofolate reductase family protein translates to MAKLICTGIASLDGYIADERGGFDWSAPDAEVHAFVNDRDRSVGTYLLGRRMYEVLRVWDDLADDPSISEVERDFAAVWLDADKIVYSATLDEVSTARTRLERRFDAAAVERLRAEADRDLSIAGPTLAAQAIKAGLVDEFQLYVNPVIVGGGTSFLPDGVRLDLELLEEHRFGNGVVFVRYRNVTR, encoded by the coding sequence ATGGCGAAACTGATCTGCACCGGCATCGCCTCGCTCGACGGCTACATCGCCGATGAGCGGGGCGGGTTCGATTGGAGTGCACCCGACGCCGAGGTGCACGCGTTCGTGAACGACCGCGACCGCTCCGTCGGTACCTACCTGTTGGGTCGCCGCATGTACGAGGTCCTGCGAGTGTGGGACGACCTGGCCGATGATCCGAGCATCTCCGAGGTCGAACGCGATTTCGCCGCGGTCTGGCTCGACGCCGACAAGATCGTGTACTCGGCGACGCTCGACGAGGTCTCCACCGCGCGCACCCGCCTCGAGCGACGATTCGATGCCGCGGCGGTGGAGCGCCTGAGGGCGGAGGCCGATCGCGACCTCTCGATCGCCGGACCGACGCTCGCGGCGCAGGCGATCAAGGCGGGGCTCGTCGACGAGTTCCAGCTGTACGTGAATCCCGTCATCGTCGGCGGCGGAACGTCGTTCCTGCCCGACGGGGTGCGGCTCGACCTCGAGCTGCTCGAAGAGCACCGCTTCGGCAACGGAGTCGTGTTCGTCCGCTACCGCAATGTCACCCGCTGA
- a CDS encoding serine hydrolase domain-containing protein, with the protein MSACTGGTIDPATQFNRVDVAVGDDLSTSLQALLDEAVALSGSSGGVAGVWAPWAGEWQGSSGSVSFEEGAPAVTPETRFHMAAVTTEITCTILLRLVDEGSVALDDEVTKYVDWIPGLDGITLEQLCRHTSGLPDYYPALRTHFLRNPERIWPAGELVASGLAMSRVGPPGEQWSYSRTGVLLLSLALERTTGRSWNDLAKQYVLGPLGLDDTELPSPEDTVHDDALGAYSASVAQDGTVDCAVVLDDSKQSSSIGGAAAGAVTTLDDLHRLSEAFATGSLISEQSLRERWEPTPLGGDTPAWQRWGIGGAQYGPMRGSAGEAPGAITAAFTDPESGLTVAVALNNSTSGDAFVREVAFALASIGSKAPPAPDHEQPLVELPWSLEQATAKMHELAKCPTATDAAAETTAGG; encoded by the coding sequence ATGTCGGCATGCACCGGCGGCACGATCGATCCAGCCACCCAGTTCAACCGCGTCGACGTCGCCGTCGGCGATGACCTGTCGACGAGTCTCCAGGCGCTGCTCGACGAGGCGGTGGCGCTCAGCGGTTCGAGTGGCGGCGTGGCCGGCGTGTGGGCGCCGTGGGCCGGTGAATGGCAGGGCTCGTCCGGCTCGGTGAGCTTCGAGGAGGGCGCACCCGCGGTCACGCCCGAGACGCGGTTCCACATGGCGGCCGTGACGACTGAGATCACCTGCACCATCCTGCTGCGCCTCGTCGACGAGGGCAGCGTGGCCCTCGACGACGAGGTCACGAAGTACGTCGACTGGATTCCCGGCCTCGATGGAATCACGCTCGAGCAGCTCTGCCGACACACCTCTGGACTGCCCGACTACTACCCCGCACTGCGCACACATTTCCTGCGCAATCCTGAGCGCATCTGGCCGGCCGGCGAACTCGTCGCGAGCGGCCTCGCAATGTCGCGCGTCGGTCCTCCGGGGGAGCAGTGGTCGTACTCGCGCACCGGTGTCCTCCTGTTGTCGCTCGCGCTCGAGCGCACCACCGGACGCTCATGGAACGACCTGGCGAAGCAATACGTGCTCGGCCCGCTCGGCCTCGATGACACCGAGCTGCCCTCGCCCGAGGACACCGTCCACGACGATGCGCTCGGCGCGTACTCGGCCAGTGTCGCGCAGGATGGAACGGTCGACTGCGCCGTCGTGCTCGACGATTCGAAGCAGTCCAGCTCCATTGGCGGTGCGGCGGCCGGGGCGGTGACGACCCTCGACGACCTGCATCGGCTCAGCGAGGCGTTCGCTACGGGTTCGCTCATCAGCGAGCAGAGCCTGCGAGAGCGGTGGGAGCCGACGCCCCTCGGCGGCGACACGCCCGCGTGGCAGCGATGGGGCATCGGAGGCGCCCAGTACGGCCCGATGCGGGGGAGTGCCGGCGAGGCGCCGGGCGCGATCACCGCCGCGTTCACGGATCCCGAGAGCGGGCTGACGGTGGCGGTCGCACTCAACAACTCCACCTCGGGTGACGCCTTCGTGCGCGAGGTCGCCTTCGCGCTCGCGTCGATCGGGTCGAAAGCGCCGCCGGCTCCCGATCACGAGCAGCCGCTCGTGGAGTTGCCCTGGTCGCTCGAGCAGGCGACCGCGAAGATGCACGAGCTCGCGAAGTGCCCCACGGCGACGGATGCCGCAGCTGAGACGACTGCCGGGGGCTGA
- a CDS encoding ATP-dependent DNA helicase, protein MQNVTLSREQSAVFQAIEGTREHVFVTGRAGTGKSTLLNHLNWHTQKQIVICAPTGVAALNVGGQTIHSLFRLPIGVIADHDIDQNDAVRKILNAMDTLVIDEVSMVNADLMDAMDRSLRQARQRPLEPFGGAQVVLFGDPYQLAPVPGDGDERAYFADTYDSMWFFDARVWREADLRIFELGEIHRQHDDEFKLMLNAVRHGRVTAEIAGVLNSVGARRPLPEQGAITLATRNDTVNRINATQLHRLPGHSQANEAEVNGDFGGRAFPADERLELKVGAQVMFLRNDSAIGPDGQRWVNGTIGTVTSLDRAVRVEVDGDEHEVEPVTWEKYKYSWDPTRKKLERQVVAEFTQFPLRLAWAVTIHKSQGASYDTAIVDLGQRVFSPGQTYVALSRLTSLDGLYLARPLRPSDIIVDRNVERFMTGAMREIGAAASGA, encoded by the coding sequence GTGCAGAACGTCACTCTCAGCCGCGAACAGTCGGCGGTGTTCCAAGCGATCGAGGGCACGCGTGAGCATGTGTTCGTCACGGGGCGGGCCGGCACCGGCAAGTCGACGCTCCTGAACCACCTGAACTGGCACACCCAGAAGCAGATCGTCATCTGCGCCCCGACCGGGGTGGCCGCGCTCAACGTGGGCGGGCAGACGATCCATTCGCTGTTCCGGCTGCCGATCGGCGTCATCGCCGACCACGACATCGATCAGAACGATGCCGTGCGCAAGATCCTGAACGCGATGGACACGCTCGTCATCGACGAGGTGTCGATGGTGAACGCCGACCTCATGGACGCGATGGACCGCTCGCTCCGGCAGGCGAGGCAGCGTCCGCTCGAGCCCTTCGGCGGCGCACAGGTCGTGCTCTTCGGCGACCCGTACCAACTGGCGCCGGTGCCGGGCGACGGTGACGAGCGCGCTTATTTCGCCGACACCTACGACTCGATGTGGTTCTTCGACGCGAGGGTCTGGCGCGAGGCCGACCTGCGCATCTTCGAACTCGGCGAGATCCACCGCCAGCACGACGACGAGTTCAAGCTCATGCTCAACGCCGTACGGCACGGGCGGGTCACGGCCGAGATCGCCGGGGTGCTGAACAGCGTGGGCGCGCGCCGGCCGTTGCCCGAGCAGGGCGCGATTACGCTCGCCACCCGCAATGACACCGTCAACCGCATCAATGCGACACAGCTGCACCGGCTGCCCGGACATTCGCAGGCCAACGAGGCGGAGGTGAACGGCGACTTCGGAGGCCGCGCATTCCCCGCCGACGAGCGCCTCGAACTGAAGGTCGGCGCGCAGGTGATGTTCCTCCGCAACGACAGCGCGATCGGCCCCGACGGCCAGCGCTGGGTGAACGGCACGATCGGCACCGTCACCTCGCTCGATCGCGCCGTGCGTGTCGAGGTCGACGGCGACGAGCACGAGGTCGAGCCCGTCACGTGGGAGAAGTACAAGTACAGCTGGGATCCGACCCGCAAGAAGCTCGAACGGCAGGTCGTCGCCGAGTTCACGCAGTTCCCGTTGCGGCTCGCATGGGCCGTGACCATCCACAAGTCGCAGGGCGCGAGCTACGACACCGCGATCGTCGACCTCGGGCAGCGGGTGTTCAGTCCCGGTCAGACCTATGTGGCGCTCAGCCGGCTCACGTCGCTCGACGGGCTCTACCTTGCGCGTCCGCTGCGGCCCAGTGACATCATCGTCGACCGCAACGTCGAGCGGTTCATGACGGGGGCGATGCGCGAGATCGGCGCCGCGGCATCCGGCGCGTAG